The following DNA comes from Papaver somniferum cultivar HN1 chromosome 4, ASM357369v1, whole genome shotgun sequence.
AATGATTCTAAGTTTACTAATCTGAGAATGACTTGGGTAATCTAACCGAATTGCTCTCGTGTTAGTCTAAAAAAAAAGCAAACTTAAAGAGTCGTACAGACTCAGCATACATCCAATGTATATGGAGTCTGAATCCAGAACCTTGGATCGTGAACATACATCTTATGCATCCGATCTAGACCTAAGGCGGGCATTTTTCATCTTACAGAACTCTCACAACATAGAAAATTAAACAATTTGTCTACAGATAAGTAGACATACAGAGCCTGGTGACATACAGAGCCAACTAGGCGCTAACAACTATGCACAACAGAAGACCAACATGACCTATAATATGCAGTGTATCATCAAATGAACTTCATATTAAAAAATCAAGTAACGCCGAGTCAACATAAGATAAAAAGAAGGAGAAGTATCTTACGGTTTCAATGTGCCACACATCAaagaatcaccatctaagaaataatggATGCATATGACGCATGTGAAACAGCTAAAGGAATTTCATAGAAGGGTGTCATGGAACAGCTAAACCAGCATCAGTAACTTACTAGAGGCACTTTGCTGAATATTCATTAGAGAAGTAGAGGCAACACTACCATAAATGCAACTCAACAAACAAAATTTAAAAGACCAAAGTAGAGCACGTTCAAAACTTCAAATACGAAATGGTTTACTTTACCACCCAATCGCACAAACGTGATCTCCAGTTCGTCCAACAGACATACAAAACACCTCTCGCTTGTTACCAGTACACCACTAATATTTAGCAATTCCTAATCTACGTGTATCATAACCTACAGAACTGTTCTGTGTATAAACAAACCTGATTATTGGCATCTCTGTAAGAACTTAGATCGAACGTGAGGTTAGTATGTGGGAAGCAACCTCTGAAACACCATCCATCCCACGGCGAGAGGTAATAAGATGCAGGTTGTGAAACCAATTTTAAATTGATGATCTTCAAATTCAAACACGGGATTCCTAAACTAATAGAGCAGTGAGGATACAAGTAAGACATGCGTGCAAGGATTAGAGCACACAAGTACAAATTACTGCCGGGTGGCTGGCCAAGGTCAAGGAACGTTTCTCTTCCTTAGTTATTTTTTTGAGTATATTTCTAAACTCCATTCACAAGACTTATGCCACCAGTTGTAGCTCAAACTCAAAATTAAACAATTTATGTAGATGAATGCTTGAATTATACATATCACCTACTGGCAAAAAAAAATGTTCAAGTGACAATATCAACTAACAGATAATAAGGGTCAGTCGATCAATAGTTCATGAATCATGATaatgcaaaaaaagaaaagaagcacATACGTGTTTTTGATGGTCAAGACTTCCTCCTTCTGCCTTCCCTTAATCCATTCAGTAGCTGAGATTACAAAATCATAAACAGGTATAAtcagtaaaaccaaatttaaacgCTGAGGCTTTATGTTTTTTCTAACTTTTGCAGAATAAACAACAGATAACATAATGGCTAATGCCCAGCATAGCAAAGCATTATATCACTTTCCTGAATCACATCCGAAATATAAACATAGATCATTATTAATCCAAACCAAAGAATCGTAATTCATACCTAAATTAGACGTAAAAACATTCATAATAGGATTCAAATGCTAAGATTAATAATCTAGACTAACAAATTAAATCAACTTCAGGGTTGGATAGATAGCAAGCACGACGTCAAGAACCAAACGTGAACAACAAATCCGAAACAAGTAATCAATACCCAATCATCTTAgaaaaagcaaacacaaaaatcatacaaatcaaaatcaaattcactGAAAACCCCAGAAAAGATGAGATATTACATACCTACAGATGAAGAAGCGATAGCAGAACCACAACCAAAAGTTTTGAAACAAGCATCGGTAATTTGACCAGTTTTCTCATCAACTTTAATCTGTAATTTCATGACATCACCACAAGCAGGAGCACCGACTAGCCCGGTACCAACTGAAGgatcatttttatcaaaagatcCAACATTCCGTGGGTTATTATAGTGATCCACAACTCTTTCATGGTATAATCTTACCAACACACCTTGTGCTCCGGTTTGGGGGGTTCTTTGCCCTAACCCCAAAAATCTATTACAACCATACCTCAACatcgtttctttctttctttttcttcttcttctctgggtGAGTTTTTTCTGTAGATATTTTTGTGAAAATAAGATTGGGGAAATTATTTAGGGTTCGACTTAGTAGAGGTTTAATATCCCCGTTTTTAGGCGGTTTGTGATAGCAAACCACGTTGTCACCAGTGGACTTAAGGGACCGCAAAACTGTGCACGTAACGTACGTGTCGATTTTGTGCCCAGAAATAATGTACCCCcaaattttaagtttttttttttttttttttcttttttttgatacgCGAAAGCCGGATCCAGTCACCTACCCGGACCCAGCCAGTTGGACTGGTCCCACTGTCAGACCCAACACCGCTCATcccactatacaactaatctacTACAAACCTTTACGGCGGCGGGGATTAAACCCCTGATTTCCTCCTTACTGGAATTGATGGGATACCGCTGAGCTATGTTCTTAGACCCCCAAATTTTAAGTTGGTGCATACAGTTTGTTTGAATGAACTGTTGCTATTACCCTTCCGCATACTTGCAGGACCGCGATATACCCAAAAATTAATTGGGGACCTAGatataaggttttttttttttttttttttctgaataaagATGGTTATATTAAAGGGAAAAATATTTACAGAAGCAGGAACTAACCAGCATACacatgtgaaaactacagggagacccattcctACACTTTttcctactgtgaaacccacaCACGTGAAATATCACACGCGCACCTAGAATTCCGATGAAAATTGTTCCATCACCCAGAGTTTCgaaattacgttttttttttatttcccagtttaACTTCACCAAACAAAACCTCAGTTCACAGTTTATTCCTTCAGTTTCAGTTTTGAGAAATTCAGTTTCGAAAGAGAGATTTATAGCTGAGCGattgagaaggagaaggagataaAATACCAGCGAGCGgatgaaaagaagaaggagatagaATACCACCGAGAGCTGAAGAAGGAGATGATTTGggagattgaatttactcagcgAAGATAATTCAAGCTTTAACCTCACTTTCAGTTTCTGAGATTAAGTTTCGAGAGATTGATAGCTCAGAGATTGAGAAGGAGTTGATTGAGAATTTAATTTACTCTGAAATTAAAGGTTCGGGTTCGTTCGAGCTACATTCcaatcttgattctgatttttgtttaatattgattcgattctaggttttagtttctgtgagattaggatctattattttaggtttttgaagcttaatttaggttttcgaatcggtttttagatcttttaagcttgtttttgattttttttttttgatttttctaggTTCTGAAATTGTTACGATCAATGTAGATATTTTCGATTCAAtctttttgtttcgatttcatgttcGGATGTTGATATATCAATTTTTTAGGTTTTGCTTCTGTTGTATTTGATTTttcatttgatttgtttttccactCCTATTTTTATCTGTTTTATGTTACGTTAATGGAgatgttattgattttgatatcttGTTGATTTCTAatctgattatggttaatgtagaCTGTCTTTGCTGTTGTTGATTAGATCTTTTAATTTTTGAGTAAGAATTCTTGTGAAGaaatatgcaggatagatatgtttgattttttctcttttttttgtttttgcaggGTGAAATGCCTGCTGCtagtgcactagctgtaattcactattttagtgaattcttagcacatcctgtTGATGTTAACACAACTTTGGAGACTTTGAAGACAGTTGTTTTCCAGAAGTGGACTCGTTTACTTCCTCATCATGTCAAATTTTCTTATAATGATGAaagcaagtttgtgcgagttgattctgatgTCCCGCTTCAGTGTTTTGTAACTCGTTGCCACTataaaggtcagaagagctttgatttacttgttgaAGTTGGGTCCAATTCTTCCAAcagtcgtagtagagcttcatCGAATAGAcgtgtaatagaacctgaaccagaagaagctatggtgaatttccttgaagatggttctgtGCCTATTAATAAGGTTCTTAGGACTAGGATAAATTACTTGGCGATGTTGATAAAGTTATTTTTGGAGGTGTAGCAGAGGTACGTATTGTAGTAAAGAAATACGAGGTAAATACTGGGCGTGTTCTCATatatactaagaatgaacctagcaggttctatgcaaaatgctctaAAGAAAA
Coding sequences within:
- the LOC113276460 gene encoding iron-sulfur cluster assembly protein 1-like — protein: MLRYGCNRFLGLGQRTPQTGAQGVLVRLYHERVVDHYNNPRNVGSFDKNDPSVGTGLVGAPACGDVMKLQIKVDEKTGQITDACFKTFGCGSAIASSSVATEWIKGRQKEEVLTIKNTEIAKHLSLPPVKLHCSMLAEDAIKAAVKDYEAKRVKAGTSGKAKEDEAAHA